A single Tumebacillus sp. BK434 DNA region contains:
- a CDS encoding ABC transporter substrate-binding protein: MQKRWKKVAAAGLITAALTVTACSPSGGDAGDLQEVRVTEVIRSIFYAPQYVAIEKGYFKEEGLDVKLDTAWGGDKAMTRLLADQADVALIGAETTVYVQQQGAGDPVVNFAQVTQRDGSFVVARNKIDNWDWSMLKGKSLIGSRKGSMPEMVSEYVQKQNGLQPFQDVNIIQNITFDNQATAFASGTGDFLQAFEPSGAILEKAGQGHVVASFGKNSGKLPYTVFMAKSSTIKSEPATFQKFTNAVQKAQNFVHSATPQEVAKIILPYFEGVDPEIVAAVVKRYQESDGWAKDPLIDQEEFDNMKKIMKDAGELKSDVTYTDLVNTTFAEKAKAN, encoded by the coding sequence GTGCAGAAACGTTGGAAAAAAGTAGCCGCAGCCGGCTTGATCACCGCTGCGCTCACTGTGACCGCCTGCTCTCCGAGCGGCGGCGATGCAGGCGATCTGCAGGAAGTGCGGGTCACCGAAGTGATCCGCTCGATCTTCTACGCGCCGCAATATGTCGCGATCGAAAAAGGCTATTTCAAAGAAGAAGGCCTCGACGTCAAGCTCGACACCGCCTGGGGCGGCGACAAAGCGATGACGCGGCTGCTGGCCGACCAGGCAGACGTGGCGCTGATCGGCGCGGAGACGACCGTCTACGTCCAGCAGCAAGGCGCCGGCGACCCGGTCGTCAACTTCGCTCAAGTCACCCAGCGCGACGGTTCGTTTGTCGTCGCCCGCAACAAGATCGACAACTGGGACTGGTCGATGCTCAAAGGCAAGAGCCTGATCGGATCGCGCAAAGGCTCGATGCCGGAGATGGTCTCCGAATACGTCCAGAAGCAAAACGGCCTGCAGCCGTTCCAAGACGTCAACATCATCCAGAACATCACGTTCGACAACCAGGCGACCGCCTTCGCGTCCGGCACCGGCGACTTCCTGCAGGCGTTTGAGCCGAGCGGCGCGATCTTGGAAAAAGCGGGCCAGGGCCATGTTGTCGCCTCTTTCGGCAAAAATTCCGGCAAGCTGCCCTATACGGTGTTCATGGCCAAATCCAGTACGATCAAGTCTGAGCCAGCGACCTTCCAGAAATTCACCAACGCTGTGCAAAAAGCCCAAAACTTCGTCCACTCCGCCACGCCGCAAGAAGTCGCCAAGATCATCCTCCCCTACTTCGAAGGCGTCGACCCGGAGATCGTCGCCGCCGTCGTCAAGCGCTATCAGGAGTCGGACGGCTGGGCCAAAGACCCGCTGATCGACCAGGAGGAATTTGACAACATGAAAAAAATCATGAAAGACGCCGGCGAACTGAAATCGGACGTCACGTATACCGACCTTGTGAACACCACTTTCGCAGAAAAAGCGAAAGCAAACTAG
- the hemA gene encoding glutamyl-tRNA reductase produces MYIMVVGLNFRSAPVEIRERFALPADGLGDAVSRLKQSGRIAEVVLVSTCNRTEVYAVVEERIDGQDEIYKFLSEMSGVSRQAFLPHLYQYGEGDAVRHLFRVASGLDSMVLGETQILGQVRQAFLFAQELQATGPIFNNLFRRAVTVAKRAHAETKIGENAVSVSYAAVELAKKIFESLDQKTVLIIGAGKMSELTAKHLNANGATRVLVVNRTYERAKELADKFHGKALDLNSLDLALKEADIVVSSTGAEGYVVTREHVQATMKQRRHRPLFLIDIAVPRDLDPEMSKIDNVFLYDIDDLEGVIKVNMAERQKEAEKVGEIIGEELAAFKMWLNQQEAIPLIHKLREKALAAQSNLMHNLLNKMPNLSEKEVHTVNKLTNAMVNQLIHEPIKQVKEMAGEREAELYLEAFTRIFGLEDEQKEQQKAAQAEVRQMTAVIAAATRQIEQSRQEEAASSGAKRSLLSRIGSR; encoded by the coding sequence ATGTACATCATGGTCGTGGGGCTGAACTTTCGGTCGGCTCCTGTTGAGATTCGCGAGCGGTTCGCCCTCCCGGCCGATGGTCTGGGGGATGCGGTCTCGCGTCTGAAGCAAAGCGGCCGCATAGCGGAAGTGGTGCTCGTCTCGACGTGCAACCGCACCGAGGTGTATGCCGTGGTGGAGGAGCGGATCGACGGGCAGGATGAGATCTACAAATTCTTGAGCGAAATGTCGGGTGTGTCGCGACAAGCTTTTTTGCCGCACCTGTACCAATATGGGGAAGGCGATGCGGTGCGCCATCTGTTCCGCGTCGCGTCCGGTTTGGATTCGATGGTGCTTGGCGAGACGCAGATTTTGGGACAAGTACGCCAAGCTTTCCTGTTTGCACAGGAGCTGCAGGCGACCGGACCGATTTTTAACAACCTGTTCCGCCGGGCGGTCACCGTCGCCAAGCGCGCGCACGCCGAGACGAAGATCGGCGAGAACGCCGTCTCGGTCTCTTATGCGGCGGTCGAGCTGGCGAAGAAGATCTTCGAATCGCTCGATCAGAAGACGGTCTTGATCATCGGGGCGGGCAAGATGAGCGAACTGACGGCGAAGCATCTCAATGCCAACGGGGCGACCCGGGTGCTGGTCGTCAACCGCACCTATGAGCGGGCGAAAGAGCTGGCCGACAAGTTTCACGGCAAGGCGCTCGATCTGAACTCGCTGGACCTCGCGCTGAAGGAAGCGGACATCGTCGTGTCCTCGACCGGGGCGGAAGGTTATGTGGTGACCCGCGAACATGTGCAGGCGACGATGAAGCAGCGCCGCCATCGTCCGCTGTTCTTGATCGACATCGCCGTGCCGCGCGACCTCGATCCGGAGATGAGCAAGATCGACAACGTGTTCCTCTATGACATCGACGATCTGGAAGGCGTGATCAAGGTCAACATGGCCGAACGCCAGAAGGAAGCGGAGAAGGTCGGGGAGATCATCGGCGAAGAGCTGGCGGCGTTTAAAATGTGGCTCAATCAGCAGGAAGCGATCCCGCTGATCCACAAGCTGCGGGAAAAAGCGCTGGCGGCGCAGTCGAACCTGATGCACAACCTGCTCAACAAGATGCCGAACCTTTCGGAAAAAGAAGTGCATACGGTCAACAAACTGACCAATGCGATGGTCAACCAGTTGATCCATGAGCCGATCAAGCAGGTCAAAGAGATGGCGGGCGAGCGGGAAGCCGAGCTGTATCTGGAGGCGTTCACCCGCATCTTCGGGCTCGAAGACGAGCAGAAAGAGCAGCAGAAGGCGGCGCAGGCGGAAGTGCGCCAGATGACCGCCGTCATCGCCGCCGCCACCCGCCAGATCGAGCAGTCCCGCCAGGAAGAAGCGGCATCTTCAGGCGCCAAGCGCTCTTTGCTGTCACGAATCGGATCGCGCTAA
- the ccsA gene encoding cytochrome c biogenesis protein CcsA: MPKSLLMYDLMVFFYAIAVVLYFWDFVAHRRTLNRVAFGLLAAVWGLQTSFFLTRMTEVGYVPLVTSFETTLFFSWLLISFSLVINYFYKIDLFAFFTNVIGFAMVVFDLFTGEGGVRIGENLQGDLLVLHITLAFLSYAAFSISFIFSIMYLIQSKMLKEKRWNNMFRRMPALDKLDAFTFRLIIVGFPLLLVAMILGGNWYYMQFGSILILDAKPLVSVVLLGLYVAWLYLRTASGWSGRKLAWWNVASFGLVIINYLFVGTYFSGFHSW; this comes from the coding sequence ATGCCGAAGAGTCTGTTGATGTATGATTTGATGGTCTTTTTCTACGCGATTGCCGTCGTGTTGTATTTTTGGGATTTCGTTGCGCATCGCCGGACGCTCAACCGCGTCGCGTTTGGCCTGCTGGCCGCGGTGTGGGGGCTGCAGACTTCGTTTTTCCTGACCCGGATGACGGAGGTCGGCTATGTGCCTTTGGTGACATCGTTTGAGACGACACTCTTTTTCTCATGGCTGCTTATTTCCTTTTCACTTGTGATCAACTATTTCTATAAAATCGACCTGTTTGCATTCTTCACCAACGTCATCGGTTTTGCGATGGTGGTGTTCGATCTCTTCACCGGCGAAGGCGGTGTCCGCATCGGCGAGAACTTGCAAGGCGACCTGCTCGTCCTGCACATCACGCTGGCCTTCCTCAGCTACGCGGCCTTTTCCATCTCGTTCATCTTCTCGATCATGTACCTGATCCAATCGAAGATGCTCAAGGAAAAGCGCTGGAACAACATGTTCCGCCGCATGCCGGCGCTCGACAAGCTCGATGCCTTTACGTTCCGCCTGATCATCGTCGGGTTCCCGCTGCTGCTCGTGGCGATGATCCTCGGGGGGAACTGGTATTACATGCAATTTGGCTCGATCCTGATCCTCGACGCCAAGCCGCTCGTCTCGGTCGTGCTGCTCGGGCTGTATGTGGCCTGGCTGTACCTGCGCACCGCCAGCGGCTGGTCGGGGCGTAAGCTGGCATGGTGGAACGTCGCATCGTTTGGACTGGTCATCATCAACTACCTGTTTGTCGGCACCTATTTCTCCGGGTTCCATAGCTGGTAA
- a CDS encoding bifunctional precorrin-2 dehydrogenase/sirohydrochlorin ferrochelatase: protein MLYGAFLQLAGRSCLVVGGGPVAERKITGLLDCQADVTVIAPSLTPPLLKLAEHGTLQWKARPYRAGDAAPFFLIIAATSSRDVNRAVCAEGEQHGRLVNVVNDQSIGNLTVPALLRRGPLTVGISTSGAAPVVAKKLREELEAFFGPEIQQFLHLMADARTRILAEVPDGAERADLLRKLANSELLQLLRAGRTAEAHELLERILGGRG from the coding sequence ATGCTGTACGGCGCATTTTTACAACTTGCGGGACGCAGTTGTCTCGTTGTCGGAGGGGGCCCGGTGGCTGAGCGCAAGATCACCGGGCTTCTCGATTGCCAGGCCGATGTGACGGTGATCGCCCCGAGTCTCACCCCGCCGCTGTTGAAGTTGGCGGAACATGGTACACTACAGTGGAAGGCACGTCCGTATCGGGCGGGCGACGCCGCCCCTTTCTTCCTGATCATCGCCGCCACCTCTTCCCGCGACGTCAATCGCGCCGTCTGCGCGGAAGGGGAGCAGCACGGTCGGCTGGTCAACGTCGTCAACGACCAGTCGATCGGCAATCTGACCGTTCCGGCGCTGCTGCGGCGCGGGCCGCTCACGGTGGGCATCTCCACGTCGGGGGCGGCGCCAGTCGTGGCCAAAAAGCTGCGCGAGGAGCTGGAGGCGTTTTTCGGACCGGAGATTCAACAGTTTTTACATCTGATGGCAGACGCCCGCACGCGCATTCTGGCCGAAGTGCCGGATGGAGCGGAGCGTGCGGACCTGCTGCGTAAATTGGCTAATTCAGAACTGCTGCAGCTCCTGCGCGCAGGCCGCACGGCCGAAGCGCACGAGCTGCTCGAACGCATACTAGGGGGACGCGGATGA
- the hemC gene encoding hydroxymethylbilane synthase translates to MKHIVVGTRKSPLALTQTEWVMAKLKEHHAGLEIGMEKIVTKGDRILDVTLSKVGGKGLFIKEIEQAMYEKKIDFAVHSLKDMPTEMPEGLMLVAITDREDPRDVVITRSGSTFADLPIGARVGTSSLRRAAQLRHARPDIEIVSVRGNINTRLAKLEELELDAIVLAAAGLERMGWADKISERLSTELCIPAVGQGALAIQCRSEDEKIREILSVLDSEHTRRIVTAERTVLGRLNGGCQIPIGAFAETTGGELKLTGIVGSSDGLTLLKETATGTDPVALGHAVAERLIEKGAGEILAKVREEIAQ, encoded by the coding sequence ATGAAGCATATTGTAGTCGGGACTCGAAAAAGTCCGCTGGCGCTGACCCAGACCGAATGGGTTATGGCAAAGTTGAAAGAGCATCACGCAGGGCTTGAGATCGGCATGGAGAAGATCGTCACCAAAGGCGACCGCATTCTCGATGTCACGCTGTCCAAAGTGGGCGGGAAAGGCCTGTTTATCAAGGAGATCGAACAGGCGATGTACGAGAAGAAGATCGACTTCGCCGTACACTCGCTGAAAGATATGCCGACCGAGATGCCGGAGGGGCTGATGCTGGTCGCGATCACCGACCGTGAAGATCCGCGTGACGTGGTGATCACCCGCAGCGGCAGCACGTTTGCCGACCTGCCGATCGGCGCGCGCGTCGGCACCTCGTCGCTGCGCCGCGCGGCCCAGCTGCGACATGCCCGCCCGGACATCGAGATCGTCTCTGTGCGCGGCAACATCAACACCCGTCTTGCCAAGCTGGAAGAGCTGGAGCTCGATGCGATCGTGCTGGCAGCTGCCGGCCTCGAGCGTATGGGCTGGGCGGACAAGATCTCCGAGCGTTTGTCGACCGAGCTGTGCATCCCGGCGGTCGGGCAAGGCGCGCTGGCGATCCAGTGCCGCTCCGAAGACGAGAAGATCCGTGAGATCCTGTCGGTGCTGGACAGCGAACACACCCGCCGCATCGTCACCGCGGAGCGCACCGTGCTCGGCCGGCTCAACGGCGGCTGCCAGATTCCGATCGGCGCGTTTGCCGAAACGACGGGCGGCGAGCTGAAGCTGACCGGGATCGTCGGTTCGTCCGACGGTCTGACCCTGCTCAAAGAGACGGCGACCGGCACCGATCCGGTGGCACTGGGTCACGCGGTTGCGGAGCGGCTGATCGAAAAAGGCGCCGGCGAGATTCTCGCCAAGGTGCGCGAGGAGATCGCGCAGTGA
- a CDS encoding uroporphyrinogen-III synthase: MSAAAAKPFLGKRIVVTRSRSQASELSRMIEELGGIPVEFPVIRTDWPDDLEPLDRALSRLGEFDWIILTSVTGVEMFFERMKQTKHVLPPDARARFAAVGSKTAAAIERHGVPVAVTAEEFVAEGLLRALDDQVQPGQQVLFPRANIARKLLPDAMRAKGCLVTEVDAYQTLAVTDEVPALVRAFQANEIHAVTFTSSSTVNNFLAALQGHDCQSLLQGVVLAAIGPITQETAERHGLTVDVTADTYTIPGLVEALDRFFTASH, from the coding sequence GTGAGTGCGGCCGCCGCGAAGCCATTCCTCGGCAAGCGCATCGTTGTCACCCGTTCGCGCAGTCAGGCCAGCGAGTTGAGCCGGATGATCGAGGAGCTCGGAGGCATTCCCGTTGAGTTCCCGGTGATCCGCACCGACTGGCCGGATGACCTCGAGCCGCTCGACCGGGCGCTGTCCCGGCTCGGCGAGTTCGACTGGATCATCTTGACCAGCGTGACGGGCGTGGAAATGTTTTTCGAGCGAATGAAACAAACTAAGCACGTGCTGCCGCCGGACGCGCGCGCGCGCTTTGCCGCGGTCGGCAGCAAGACGGCGGCGGCGATCGAGCGACACGGCGTGCCGGTCGCGGTGACAGCGGAGGAGTTTGTCGCCGAAGGGCTGCTCCGCGCTTTGGACGATCAGGTGCAGCCGGGGCAGCAGGTGTTGTTTCCCCGCGCCAACATCGCCCGCAAGCTGCTGCCCGATGCAATGCGTGCCAAAGGGTGTCTCGTGACGGAGGTCGACGCGTACCAGACGCTCGCTGTCACCGATGAAGTTCCGGCATTGGTTCGCGCTTTCCAGGCGAACGAGATTCACGCGGTCACGTTCACATCGTCGTCCACCGTGAACAACTTCCTTGCCGCTTTGCAGGGGCACGACTGCCAGTCGCTGCTCCAAGGCGTGGTGCTGGCCGCGATCGGCCCGATCACGCAAGAGACGGCGGAACGCCACGGGCTGACGGTCGATGTGACGGCCGATACATATACGATTCCAGGGCTGGTCGAAGCGCTCGACCGCTTTTTCACCGCCAGCCATTAG
- the hemB gene encoding porphobilinogen synthase has protein sequence MNHLEFHRHRRLRSSAGIRAMVRENHVTVNDLIHPLFVVEGSNIKHEIPSMPNVFHFSLDNFRREVNEVSELGIQSIILFGVPDHKDECSSQAYAEEGIVQKAIRVAKEENPNLVITTDVCLCQYNPAGHCGIVENGEILNDPSLELIAKTALSHAQAGADIVAPSDMMDGRIAAIRHTLDQNGFLNVPVISYAVKYASAYYGPFREAAHSTPAFGDRKTYQMDPANSREALREAASDVAEGADMLMVKPALSYMDIIRQLRDNWDLPIVAYNVSAEYAMVKAAAQNGWIDERALVMETMTGFKRAGADLILTYFSKDIAGYLKAGY, from the coding sequence ATGAACCATCTTGAATTCCACCGCCACCGCCGCCTGCGCAGCTCGGCAGGCATCCGCGCGATGGTGCGCGAGAACCATGTGACCGTAAACGATCTGATCCATCCTTTGTTTGTCGTCGAAGGCAGCAACATCAAGCATGAGATCCCGTCGATGCCAAACGTCTTCCACTTCTCGCTGGACAACTTCCGCCGTGAAGTGAACGAAGTGTCGGAGCTCGGCATTCAGTCGATCATCCTGTTTGGCGTACCGGACCATAAAGACGAATGCTCGTCTCAAGCGTATGCGGAAGAAGGCATCGTCCAAAAGGCGATCCGCGTGGCCAAGGAAGAGAACCCGAACCTCGTCATCACCACCGACGTGTGCCTTTGCCAGTACAACCCGGCGGGACACTGCGGTATTGTCGAAAACGGCGAGATCCTGAACGATCCCTCCTTGGAGCTGATCGCCAAGACTGCGCTGTCGCACGCGCAGGCCGGCGCTGACATCGTCGCGCCGTCCGACATGATGGACGGCCGCATCGCGGCGATCCGCCACACGCTCGATCAGAACGGCTTCCTGAACGTACCGGTGATCTCCTATGCGGTGAAATACGCGTCCGCCTACTACGGCCCGTTCCGCGAAGCGGCCCACTCCACGCCGGCGTTCGGTGACCGCAAGACTTATCAGATGGACCCGGCCAACTCCCGCGAGGCGCTGCGCGAAGCGGCGTCCGACGTGGCGGAAGGCGCCGACATGCTGATGGTCAAGCCGGCGTTGTCCTACATGGACATCATCCGCCAACTGCGCGACAACTGGGATTTGCCGATCGTGGCCTACAACGTGTCGGCCGAATATGCGATGGTCAAAGCGGCCGCTCAGAACGGCTGGATCGACGAACGCGCGCTGGTGATGGAGACGATGACCGGCTTCAAGCGCGCCGGCGCCGATCTGATCCTGACCTATTTCTCGAAAGACATTGCAGGCTATCTGAAAGCAGGCTATTGA
- the hemL gene encoding glutamate-1-semialdehyde 2,1-aminomutase has protein sequence MHKGYERSKAAFAEAKQIIPGGVNSPVRAFRGVKGDPVFIERGFGSKMVDIDGNEYIDYCLSWGPLILGHAHPDVISAVQEMAVKGTSFGAPTELETEMAQLVTQIMPSIEVVRMVNSGTEATMSALRLARGYTKRNKILKFEGNYHGHADSLLIKAGSGVATLGLPDSPGVPESVASNTLTVPFNDIESLKRAFESFGEDIAAVILEPIAGNMGCVLPKDGYLQEVRNITKQYGALLIFDEVMTGFRAAYGGVQSLYNIEPDLTTLGKVIGGGLPVGAYGGKREIMEMIAPAGPIYQAGTLSGNPLAMTAGLVTLKKLGEPGAYERLESMGKRLVEGFLATGKELGIPVTGAYVGGMMGTFFSEQEVVNYDTAKQCDLDRYAKYFHEMLKRGVYLAPSQLEAGFLSLAHTDADIDRTLEASRESMKQL, from the coding sequence ATGCATAAAGGCTACGAACGTTCCAAAGCGGCATTCGCCGAAGCGAAACAGATCATCCCGGGCGGCGTCAACTCCCCGGTCCGCGCTTTTCGCGGCGTAAAAGGCGACCCGGTATTTATCGAGCGCGGGTTCGGCTCGAAGATGGTCGATATCGACGGTAATGAATACATCGACTACTGCTTGTCCTGGGGTCCGCTGATTCTTGGTCACGCCCATCCGGACGTGATCTCCGCTGTGCAGGAGATGGCGGTCAAAGGCACATCCTTTGGCGCACCGACCGAACTGGAGACGGAGATGGCCCAACTGGTCACCCAGATCATGCCGTCGATCGAAGTGGTGCGCATGGTCAACTCCGGCACGGAAGCGACGATGTCGGCGCTGCGCTTGGCGCGCGGCTATACCAAGCGCAACAAGATCCTCAAGTTCGAAGGCAACTACCACGGTCATGCCGACTCCCTGCTGATCAAGGCCGGATCCGGTGTGGCGACGCTCGGCCTGCCCGATTCGCCGGGCGTGCCGGAGTCGGTGGCGTCGAACACGCTGACCGTGCCGTTTAACGATATCGAAAGTCTGAAGCGGGCGTTCGAATCTTTCGGCGAGGACATCGCAGCGGTCATCCTTGAGCCGATCGCCGGCAACATGGGCTGCGTGCTGCCGAAAGACGGCTACCTGCAGGAAGTGCGCAACATCACCAAGCAATACGGCGCACTGCTGATCTTTGACGAGGTCATGACCGGCTTCCGCGCTGCGTACGGCGGCGTGCAGTCTCTGTACAACATCGAGCCGGACCTGACCACGCTCGGCAAAGTCATCGGCGGTGGTCTGCCCGTCGGCGCATATGGCGGCAAGCGCGAGATCATGGAGATGATCGCGCCGGCCGGCCCGATCTATCAGGCGGGTACTTTGTCCGGCAACCCGCTGGCGATGACCGCAGGTCTGGTCACGCTGAAGAAGCTTGGCGAACCGGGTGCATACGAGCGTCTGGAGTCGATGGGCAAACGCCTCGTCGAAGGCTTCCTGGCGACAGGGAAAGAGCTCGGCATTCCGGTGACCGGAGCGTATGTCGGCGGGATGATGGGCACGTTCTTCTCCGAGCAGGAAGTGGTCAACTATGACACGGCGAAGCAATGCGATCTCGACCGCTATGCGAAATATTTCCACGAAATGCTCAAGCGCGGCGTGTACCTCGCGCCGTCGCAGCTGGAGGCAGGTTTCCTGTCCCTGGCGCACACCGATGCGGATATCGACCGCACGCTGGAAGCGTCCCGCGAATCGATGAAACAGCTGTAA
- a CDS encoding purine/pyrimidine permease, which translates to MSGNDTTTTQKPQGALLWLQSLQWMVFFLANTIAVPIVVGAAFDMSAVEISSFVQRMLLATGIATLIQIFFGHRLPLIEGAAGMWWALFLIMGAMAVPGEKGLVLQQLEMGLIVSGIALLILSLLPVIGRVRELFTPIVTGVYLMLLCFSLTGSFFKGMLGVSRFGHVDWRLALLSLFIVVTVLTISLKGKGILRSMGPFLGIGLGWILFTLIGFGEREALAGADMAWFALPELFAWGAPVWDIGVVVTSVLTGVILISNVIASIVVIGNALGIEPDAATYRRGVFGNGVSSILAGPLSVVGPVPLSVSAGFMMTTGLRARLPFVIGAVLIAVSGLFPFVGKFFATLPSEVAYAALFTPFAQMIGFGVRDLMGVEGSNRNLLVIGISLMIGVGVMFLPPDSLSSLAPWLRNIVANGLLVGLIACLLLEHVIFRKEKSDS; encoded by the coding sequence ATGAGCGGAAACGACACAACCACGACGCAGAAGCCGCAGGGCGCACTTTTGTGGCTGCAGAGCTTGCAATGGATGGTCTTTTTCTTAGCAAATACGATCGCGGTGCCGATTGTGGTCGGCGCGGCGTTTGACATGTCGGCGGTGGAGATCTCATCGTTTGTGCAGCGGATGCTGCTGGCGACCGGGATCGCGACGCTGATCCAGATCTTCTTCGGCCACCGCCTGCCGCTGATCGAAGGCGCGGCGGGTATGTGGTGGGCGCTCTTTCTCATCATGGGCGCGATGGCAGTACCGGGCGAAAAGGGACTTGTGCTGCAGCAGTTGGAGATGGGCTTGATCGTCTCCGGGATCGCGCTGCTCATTCTGAGCCTGTTGCCGGTCATCGGCCGGGTGCGGGAGCTGTTCACGCCGATCGTGACGGGCGTCTATTTGATGCTGCTCTGCTTCTCGCTGACCGGCTCCTTTTTCAAAGGGATGCTCGGCGTCTCCCGCTTTGGGCATGTCGACTGGCGCCTGGCGCTCTTGTCTTTGTTCATCGTGGTCACCGTGCTGACGATTTCGTTGAAAGGGAAGGGGATCTTGCGGAGCATGGGGCCGTTCCTCGGCATCGGGCTTGGCTGGATCTTGTTCACGCTGATCGGCTTCGGTGAGCGGGAAGCGCTGGCCGGTGCGGACATGGCGTGGTTTGCACTGCCGGAACTGTTTGCATGGGGGGCGCCGGTGTGGGATATAGGCGTGGTAGTGACATCGGTGCTGACCGGGGTAATCTTGATCTCCAACGTTATCGCATCGATCGTCGTGATCGGCAATGCGCTTGGCATCGAGCCGGATGCGGCGACGTACCGGCGCGGGGTGTTCGGCAACGGGGTCTCCTCGATCCTGGCCGGTCCGCTGTCTGTCGTCGGTCCGGTGCCGTTGTCCGTCTCGGCCGGGTTCATGATGACCACCGGTCTGCGGGCGCGACTGCCGTTTGTGATCGGGGCGGTGCTGATCGCGGTGAGCGGGCTGTTCCCGTTCGTCGGGAAATTTTTCGCCACCTTACCGTCCGAAGTGGCGTATGCGGCGCTGTTTACGCCGTTCGCCCAGATGATCGGCTTTGGCGTGCGCGACCTGATGGGGGTGGAAGGGAGCAACCGCAACCTGCTCGTCATCGGCATCTCGCTGATGATCGGTGTCGGCGTGATGTTCCTGCCGCCAGACAGCTTGAGCTCGCTGGCCCCATGGCTGCGCAACATCGTCGCCAACGGCCTGCTGGTCGGGCTGATCGCCTGTCTGCTCTTGGAACATGTGATCTTTCGGAAAGAAAAAAGCGACTCCTGA
- a CDS encoding FDLD family class I lanthipeptide: MENFFDLDVQIEQITTTKVMPGVTQTSCAFVCYPEDLTLA, translated from the coding sequence ATGGAAAACTTCTTCGATCTGGATGTTCAAATCGAACAAATCACCACCACCAAGGTGATGCCGGGCGTCACGCAAACTTCTTGCGCATTCGTCTGCTACCCGGAAGATCTGACCCTGGCGTAA
- a CDS encoding FDLD family class I lanthipeptide: MEMFDLDVQVEQEAIAEAAAVRTAVGSCAFVCDAV, from the coding sequence ATGGAAATGTTCGATCTGGACGTGCAAGTTGAGCAAGAAGCGATCGCAGAAGCAGCAGCTGTGCGGACCGCCGTTGGTTCTTGCGCATTTGTTTGCGATGCTGTTTAA
- a CDS encoding FDLD family class I lanthipeptide — MENLFDLDVQVAHEAHEAEAARTAVGSCAFVCEPY, encoded by the coding sequence ATGGAAAACTTATTCGATCTTGACGTGCAAGTCGCGCATGAGGCGCACGAAGCAGAAGCAGCGCGTACCGCTGTGGGATCTTGCGCATTTGTTTGCGAACCGTACTAG
- a CDS encoding RluA family pseudouridine synthase gives MSIEKNGPWLELRVTKKQEGSTVGDLLLAEAGLPEKAALELMHKRAVLLGKEPAALEAVVKAGDRVRCVMFPEEPYGVDMSYDLLDVLYEDDHLLVVNKPAGMKVHPNEPGESDTLLGALAFHYQMQGLETRCRVLHRLDQETSGAVMFPKHEIAHRLLDAMLTERKISREYHALVTGVVAANKGLIDQPIGRDRSHPTRRRVSKTGKPAQTEYRVLERFADVTLLKAKLHTGRTHQIRVHLAWLGHPLLGDELYFGPTERIGRQALHARYLRFPHPITGQLVEAEAPYPDDFAELLQSLQPHL, from the coding sequence ATGTCGATTGAAAAAAACGGGCCGTGGCTGGAGCTGCGCGTCACCAAAAAGCAGGAGGGCAGCACCGTCGGCGACCTGCTGCTGGCGGAAGCGGGACTCCCGGAAAAAGCGGCCCTGGAATTGATGCACAAACGGGCGGTGCTGCTCGGAAAAGAGCCGGCCGCACTCGAAGCGGTGGTAAAAGCGGGCGACCGCGTACGCTGCGTGATGTTCCCCGAAGAGCCTTATGGGGTCGATATGTCCTACGACCTGCTCGACGTGCTGTATGAAGATGACCATCTGCTCGTCGTCAACAAACCGGCCGGGATGAAAGTGCACCCCAACGAACCGGGCGAGTCCGACACGCTGCTAGGTGCCCTCGCCTTTCACTACCAGATGCAGGGACTGGAGACGCGGTGCCGCGTGCTGCACCGGCTCGATCAGGAGACGTCCGGAGCGGTCATGTTTCCCAAGCATGAGATCGCGCACAGGCTGCTCGACGCGATGCTCACCGAGCGCAAGATCTCCCGCGAGTATCACGCGCTGGTCACCGGTGTCGTCGCCGCGAACAAAGGGCTGATCGACCAGCCGATCGGGCGCGACCGCAGCCATCCGACCCGGCGCCGCGTCTCCAAAACCGGCAAACCGGCGCAGACCGAATATCGGGTGTTGGAGCGGTTTGCCGATGTGACGCTGCTCAAAGCCAAACTGCACACCGGGCGCACCCATCAGATCCGCGTGCATCTGGCCTGGCTCGGGCATCCGCTGCTCGGGGACGAGCTCTATTTCGGCCCGACGGAGCGGATCGGGCGGCAGGCGCTGCACGCCCGCTATTTGCGCTTCCCGCACCCGATCACCGGTCAGTTGGTGGAAGCGGAAGCGCCGTACCCGGACGATTTCGCAGAATTGTTGCAGAGTCTGCAGCCGCACCTGTGA